In the Solibacillus sp. FSL K6-1523 genome, one interval contains:
- a CDS encoding L-fucose isomerase, whose amino-acid sequence MSKERYIGTLPKIGIRPTIDGRRNGVRESLEDTTMNMAKNVAKFLSENLKYYNGEPVECVIADTCIGGVREAAQAAEKFKKEGVGVSITVTPCWCYGSETMDMDPHLPKAVWGFNGTERPGAVYLAAVLAGYNQKGLPAFGIYGHDVQDAGDPNIPNDIQEKLLRFAKAGLAAAMLKGKSYLSIGSVSMGIAGSIVKDDFFQEYLGMRNEYIDSSELIRRMELEIYDTEEYEKALQWANENLIRGEDNNKEEFKRTDEEKQSDWERSIKMALISRDLMIGNEKLKEMGFEEESNGRNAIIAGFQGQRQWTDYFPNGDFMETILNSSFDWNGKRAPYLLATENDSLNGVTMAMGHLLTNTAQIFADVRTYWSPEAVERVTGKKLTGRAENGFIHLINSGSAALDGTGRQKIDGKPAIKPFWEITDEEVKETLENVQWRPASTEYFRGGGYSTDFTTKGDMPVTIARLNYVKGLGPVLQIAEGHTIELEDDMHDTLDLRTDPTWPTTWFVPNLTGEGAFTDVYSVMNNWGANHCVASYGHIGADLIALASILRIPVNMHNIEASSIFRPSAWNMFGTDQSEAADFRACQNFGPLYK is encoded by the coding sequence ATGTCAAAAGAACGTTATATTGGAACACTACCAAAAATAGGAATTCGCCCAACGATAGATGGTCGTCGCAATGGAGTACGTGAATCACTTGAAGATACTACGATGAATATGGCAAAAAACGTGGCAAAGTTTTTATCTGAAAATCTAAAATATTATAACGGCGAACCAGTAGAATGTGTAATTGCTGACACATGTATCGGTGGAGTAAGGGAAGCCGCACAAGCCGCAGAAAAGTTTAAAAAAGAAGGAGTCGGCGTTTCCATTACCGTTACCCCTTGCTGGTGCTACGGAAGTGAAACGATGGATATGGACCCACATTTACCAAAAGCAGTATGGGGCTTCAATGGAACAGAGCGTCCAGGTGCAGTTTATCTTGCTGCTGTACTAGCAGGCTATAACCAAAAAGGACTTCCTGCCTTCGGGATTTACGGGCATGATGTGCAAGATGCTGGTGATCCAAACATTCCAAATGACATTCAAGAAAAACTTCTACGCTTTGCGAAAGCAGGACTCGCTGCTGCCATGTTAAAAGGAAAATCCTATCTGTCAATTGGTTCGGTTTCGATGGGGATTGCGGGAAGTATCGTAAAGGATGATTTTTTCCAAGAGTACCTTGGAATGCGCAATGAATACATTGATTCGAGTGAATTGATCCGCCGTATGGAGCTTGAAATTTACGATACTGAAGAATACGAAAAAGCGCTTCAATGGGCGAACGAAAATTTAATTCGCGGTGAAGATAATAATAAAGAAGAATTCAAACGTACCGATGAAGAAAAACAAAGTGACTGGGAACGTTCGATTAAAATGGCCCTCATTTCAAGAGACTTAATGATTGGCAATGAAAAGCTGAAAGAAATGGGCTTTGAAGAAGAATCAAACGGGCGCAACGCTATTATTGCTGGATTCCAAGGGCAGCGTCAATGGACGGATTACTTCCCGAATGGAGACTTTATGGAAACAATTTTGAACTCATCATTTGATTGGAACGGTAAACGTGCACCGTATTTACTGGCAACGGAAAATGATAGCTTAAACGGCGTCACAATGGCAATGGGTCACTTGCTAACGAACACTGCACAAATCTTCGCAGACGTTCGCACATACTGGAGTCCAGAAGCAGTAGAACGCGTAACAGGTAAAAAACTAACTGGCAGAGCGGAAAATGGCTTTATTCATCTGATTAACTCTGGCTCGGCTGCACTGGATGGAACAGGTCGCCAAAAAATCGATGGCAAACCAGCGATTAAACCATTTTGGGAAATTACAGACGAAGAAGTGAAAGAAACACTTGAAAATGTACAGTGGCGTCCGGCGTCGACCGAATATTTTAGAGGTGGTGGCTACTCGACAGACTTTACAACTAAGGGAGATATGCCTGTCACAATCGCGCGTCTCAATTATGTAAAAGGCTTAGGACCAGTGCTACAAATTGCAGAAGGTCATACAATAGAACTGGAAGACGATATGCACGATACACTCGATCTTCGTACAGATCCAACATGGCCAACAACTTGGTTTGTACCGAACTTAACGGGCGAAGGTGCATTCACAGATGTCTATTCTGTTATGAATAACTGGGGTGCAAACCACTGCGTCGCGAGCTACGGACATATCGGTGCAGACTTGATTGCACTTGCTTCCATTTTGCGAATTCCTGTTAACATGCATAACATCGAAGCATCGAGCATTTTCAGACCGAGTGCTTGGAACATGTTTGGAACAGATCAAAGCGAAGCAGCGGACTTCCGTGCATGTCAAAATTTCGGTCCTCTTTATAAATAA
- a CDS encoding rhamnulokinase, whose translation MKTVLAYDLGASSGRLVAQGFDGEKLEMTEIHRFTNKPVYENGHYFWDYEHLIRELNIGINKVDFQAESLGIDTWGVDFGLLGQNGALVSKPFSYRDTYTEPHVQQATNSIPAYELFRQTGNEISAINTLFQLLAIQSHYPHYLEKTAQILMTPNLLMHALSGVAMNEFTISSTSQLVNANKQWDEQIQNTFFNKTLPFASIEMPHQVVGNLIANKNIKMALVPGHDTACALSALPIQKANSIFMSIGTWGLIGKEVKTSIITREAFQEGFTNEGTSEGHYRFQKNAMGFWILQKLREEWKQQGIHFTYDQEIHEITKAKPFQTFIDPDDAAFFNPTSMTEAIKNYCSKTNQQAPETPGAQIRCFIESLALKYAHTINQIEKITNSNASEIYIGGGGTQNAKLCQFIANATGKIVFTGPPEVSSIGNGLSQLRALGEIHTIEEGRQLVADSFRMKEYEPQQTSEWQAATKEFQKLLHT comes from the coding sequence ATGAAAACGGTTCTTGCCTATGATTTAGGTGCTTCCAGTGGTCGACTCGTTGCCCAAGGGTTCGATGGGGAAAAGCTTGAAATGACTGAAATTCATCGTTTTACAAACAAGCCAGTTTATGAAAATGGGCATTATTTTTGGGATTATGAGCACCTGATTCGTGAATTGAACATTGGCATAAACAAAGTCGACTTTCAAGCAGAATCTTTAGGTATCGATACATGGGGCGTAGATTTCGGGTTGCTCGGGCAAAATGGTGCACTCGTTTCCAAACCCTTTTCATACCGAGATACGTATACGGAGCCGCATGTTCAGCAAGCAACAAACAGTATTCCGGCCTATGAATTATTCAGGCAAACGGGCAATGAAATATCCGCCATCAATACATTATTTCAGCTACTAGCAATCCAGAGCCACTACCCGCATTATCTAGAAAAAACAGCACAAATATTAATGACGCCAAACTTACTCATGCATGCATTATCAGGTGTTGCAATGAACGAATTTACGATTTCATCCACATCACAGCTCGTAAATGCAAACAAGCAATGGGACGAACAAATTCAAAACACTTTTTTCAATAAAACACTACCATTTGCATCTATTGAAATGCCGCACCAAGTTGTCGGTAATTTAATAGCGAATAAAAACATCAAAATGGCACTCGTACCAGGACATGATACAGCATGCGCATTGTCGGCGCTCCCGATCCAAAAAGCCAACTCTATTTTCATGAGCATTGGCACATGGGGGCTTATCGGAAAAGAAGTGAAAACTTCAATAATAACAAGAGAAGCGTTTCAAGAAGGTTTTACAAACGAAGGAACGAGCGAAGGGCACTATCGATTCCAAAAAAACGCAATGGGATTTTGGATTTTACAAAAGTTGAGAGAAGAGTGGAAGCAACAAGGAATCCACTTCACATATGATCAAGAAATTCACGAAATCACAAAAGCAAAACCGTTTCAAACATTCATCGACCCAGATGACGCAGCATTTTTTAACCCAACGTCGATGACTGAAGCGATCAAAAACTATTGCAGCAAAACAAATCAACAAGCACCCGAAACACCTGGAGCGCAAATTCGCTGCTTCATCGAAAGTTTGGCACTAAAATATGCACACACGATCAACCAAATCGAAAAAATTACGAACTCCAACGCATCAGAAATTTATATCGGTGGTGGAGGAACGCAAAATGCAAAACTATGCCAATTTATCGCGAATGCAACGGGGAAAATAGTTTTCACTGGACCGCCAGAAGTGAGCTCTATTGGCAACGGACTTTCTCAGCTCCGTGCACTTGGAGAAATTCATACGATTGAAGAAGGTCGTCAACTTGTCGCGGACTCTTTCAGAATGAAGGAATATGAGCCGCAACAAACAAGTGAATGGCAAGCAGCAACGAAAGAATTTCAAAAACTACTACATACCTGA
- a CDS encoding class II aldolase/adducin family protein produces MSKVIEELTKYAHKLVDQGLVVGAGGNLSMRDGDDMYISPSGFDLKEIEPHQWVKVNITTGEVAGDLRPSSEVLMHLECFRKSDEIQAVLHAHPTYSVGVSSAGKDIPALFPDFPAMVKSVGYIDYVIPTTNVLAEKVAELVGKHEVMIMRNHGVLTLGKTMKEAYFFMQLTEESAKVYTISSIFGGPRVLTDEECVELRNLSAERYRSKLLKE; encoded by the coding sequence ATGTCTAAAGTCATTGAAGAACTAACGAAATATGCTCATAAACTTGTAGATCAAGGACTAGTTGTAGGAGCAGGTGGAAATTTAAGTATGCGCGATGGAGACGATATGTATATTTCTCCAAGTGGCTTTGACTTGAAGGAAATTGAACCGCATCAATGGGTTAAGGTGAATATTACAACTGGGGAAGTAGCAGGAGATTTACGCCCATCATCCGAAGTTCTCATGCATTTGGAATGTTTCCGAAAAAGTGATGAAATTCAAGCAGTGCTTCATGCACACCCTACCTATTCAGTCGGTGTTTCTTCTGCAGGAAAAGATATCCCTGCTTTATTTCCAGACTTTCCGGCGATGGTGAAAAGTGTTGGGTATATCGATTATGTTATACCAACGACAAATGTTCTTGCGGAGAAAGTGGCGGAACTTGTTGGAAAGCACGAAGTAATGATCATGCGTAATCACGGCGTTTTGACGTTAGGAAAAACGATGAAAGAAGCATATTTCTTCATGCAACTAACTGAAGAATCTGCAAAAGTGTATACGATTAGTAGCATTTTTGGAGGACCAAGAGTTTTAACGGACGAAGAATGTGTGGAGCTACGAAACCTTTCAGCGGAAAGATATCGCTCTAAATTGCTTAAAGAGTAG
- a CDS encoding Gfo/Idh/MocA family protein translates to MKKLRWGIIGAANIAKQQVIPAIQQTNEAEIIAIASRSEEKAQQFAINFNIPNVYNSYEALIESPEVDAVYIALPNTHHKKWALAAIQAKKHVLCEKPIVLQASDLRELQSESDKHGVILMEAFMYRFHPQMAKAKELLKQGVIGDVLTIRSRFHFTIEDWDNDIRLNPNLGGGVFNDIGCYPLNAIHYLIEESPVNVQALAGKSDKQVDTHVTVQLNYPSGILAQVDASFYAPMTNTVDIIGTKGTMQLPFAFRSDLNGHEGIIQYESNNETYFITELAANAYVEQIKAFQLAIQNNELPLNYTAAQMLQQVIELEKINRLLH, encoded by the coding sequence ATGAAAAAACTGCGATGGGGTATTATCGGTGCAGCTAATATTGCTAAACAACAAGTTATTCCAGCAATCCAACAAACAAACGAAGCAGAAATCATAGCAATTGCAAGTCGAAGTGAAGAAAAGGCGCAGCAATTCGCAATCAACTTCAATATCCCAAACGTATACAACTCATACGAAGCATTAATCGAATCGCCAGAAGTTGATGCAGTGTACATAGCACTTCCGAACACGCATCACAAAAAATGGGCACTTGCAGCTATCCAAGCAAAAAAACATGTGCTTTGTGAAAAGCCAATTGTTCTACAGGCAAGTGATCTCAGGGAGCTTCAAAGTGAAAGCGACAAACACGGTGTCATTCTAATGGAAGCATTCATGTACCGTTTTCACCCACAAATGGCAAAAGCAAAAGAGCTTCTAAAGCAAGGAGTAATCGGTGACGTACTAACAATCCGTTCCAGATTCCATTTCACAATAGAAGACTGGGACAATGATATCCGTCTGAATCCAAATCTCGGCGGAGGGGTATTCAATGATATCGGCTGTTATCCGTTAAATGCAATTCACTACTTAATAGAAGAAAGTCCGGTAAATGTCCAAGCATTGGCCGGTAAATCTGACAAGCAAGTTGATACACATGTTACAGTACAGCTCAATTATCCATCGGGCATTCTTGCTCAAGTCGATGCTAGTTTTTACGCTCCGATGACAAATACGGTCGATATTATCGGGACAAAAGGTACGATGCAGCTACCATTTGCATTCCGCTCTGACTTAAATGGTCACGAAGGAATCATTCAATACGAATCAAACAACGAAACGTATTTCATTACCGAACTAGCTGCAAATGCATACGTAGAGCAAATAAAAGCATTTCAATTAGCTATCCAAAATAACGAATTACCTTTAAATTACACAGCGGCACAAATGCTGCAACAAGTGATAGAACTCGAAAAAATTAATCGATTACTGCATTAG
- a CDS encoding ABC transporter substrate-binding protein — protein MKKRSWFLGSMLAVSMILGACNSDDAGTESNSSDGGEKQPYVAIVSKGFQHQFWQSVKQGAEKAADEFDVKITFEGPETESQVDKQIEMLRAALDKKPDAIGFAALDSQAATPLLEEMKEKNIPVIAFDSGVDSEIPLATASTDNKAAAALAADKMAEFIGEEGKIAMIVHDQTSVTGVQRRDGFKEQIESKYPNIEIVDIQYGGGDHLKSTDLAKAIMSAHSDLKGIFGSNEGSAIGVVNAVQELNKSGDLVVVGFDSGKQQIDAIKDGLMAGAVTQNPAGIGYETVKAAVEAMNGKEVETTIDTGFYWYDKDNLDDADIKSAIYE, from the coding sequence ATGAAGAAAAGATCTTGGTTTTTAGGAAGTATGCTAGCTGTGTCGATGATTTTAGGTGCATGTAATTCAGATGATGCAGGAACTGAAAGTAACAGCTCAGACGGCGGAGAAAAACAACCTTATGTAGCCATTGTTTCGAAAGGATTCCAACATCAGTTCTGGCAGTCGGTTAAGCAAGGGGCAGAAAAAGCGGCAGATGAATTTGACGTGAAAATTACATTTGAAGGACCTGAAACAGAATCACAAGTTGATAAACAAATTGAAATGCTTCGCGCGGCACTCGACAAAAAGCCAGACGCAATCGGCTTTGCGGCACTTGATTCACAAGCAGCAACTCCATTATTGGAAGAAATGAAAGAAAAAAATATTCCAGTCATCGCATTTGACTCAGGTGTAGACAGTGAAATTCCACTAGCAACTGCATCTACAGATAACAAAGCTGCAGCAGCACTTGCAGCAGATAAAATGGCTGAGTTCATCGGCGAAGAAGGAAAAATTGCGATGATCGTGCATGACCAAACTTCTGTAACGGGCGTACAACGTCGTGATGGATTCAAAGAGCAAATCGAATCGAAATACCCAAATATCGAAATTGTTGATATTCAATACGGCGGTGGAGATCACTTAAAATCGACTGACTTGGCAAAAGCAATTATGTCTGCTCATAGCGACCTTAAAGGAATTTTCGGTTCGAATGAAGGGTCAGCAATCGGTGTAGTAAATGCTGTACAAGAGCTAAACAAATCAGGGGACCTCGTTGTTGTAGGCTTTGACTCTGGTAAACAACAAATTGATGCGATTAAAGACGGTTTAATGGCTGGAGCAGTAACACAAAACCCAGCAGGTATTGGCTATGAAACAGTGAAAGCTGCAGTTGAAGCGATGAACGGTAAAGAAGTAGAAACAACAATCGACACAGGCTTCTACTGGTACGACAAAGACAATCTAGATGATGCGGACATCAAATCAGCAATTTACGAATAA
- a CDS encoding ABC transporter permease — translation MNIESVIEKKQEKKKIIPPNAIQQTLAFGSLIALVVFFSFASSSFLQWSNIIGILLSTAVIGILALGATFVIITSGIDLSVGTVMTLSSVITGVVIVNAGLPIFVGILAGIATGAFCGFLCGIAITKLKIPPFIATLAMMMIAKGLALVISGAAPIYFTDHKIFTKIALGSIIPGVNIPNAVLIFFISAIIGAIILSKTILGRYNFAIGSNEEATKLSGVNVDFWKVSIYSLAGAFTGIAGVIMASRLNSAQPALGQGYELEAIAAVVIGGTSLSGGKGTIVGTVIGALIMSVLTNGLRIMSIPQEWQTVVVGLVIILAVYMDILRRRKE, via the coding sequence GTGAATATCGAATCAGTAATTGAAAAAAAACAAGAGAAGAAAAAGATTATACCGCCTAATGCAATTCAGCAAACACTTGCTTTCGGGAGTTTAATTGCCTTAGTTGTATTTTTCTCCTTTGCATCGAGTAGCTTTCTACAATGGAGCAACATCATTGGGATTTTATTATCCACGGCAGTCATTGGTATTTTAGCACTGGGCGCTACATTTGTTATTATCACAAGCGGAATTGACTTATCGGTAGGTACAGTAATGACACTATCGTCCGTAATTACTGGGGTTGTAATCGTAAATGCGGGGCTTCCGATTTTCGTTGGGATATTAGCAGGTATTGCAACGGGTGCGTTTTGTGGATTCCTTTGTGGTATCGCCATCACGAAGCTGAAAATCCCACCATTCATTGCAACGTTGGCAATGATGATGATTGCAAAAGGGTTAGCGCTTGTCATTTCAGGAGCGGCTCCAATTTATTTCACGGATCATAAAATTTTTACGAAAATCGCACTTGGCTCGATTATTCCAGGCGTTAACATTCCGAATGCGGTTCTTATATTCTTTATCTCTGCCATTATTGGGGCAATCATTCTTTCGAAGACAATTTTAGGACGTTATAATTTTGCGATCGGAAGTAACGAGGAAGCGACAAAGTTATCAGGGGTAAACGTCGACTTCTGGAAAGTGTCCATTTATTCATTAGCTGGGGCTTTCACAGGAATTGCCGGAGTTATTATGGCATCACGCTTGAACTCGGCACAACCAGCACTCGGTCAAGGATATGAATTAGAAGCGATTGCTGCAGTAGTAATTGGTGGTACTTCTCTAAGTGGTGGTAAAGGAACAATTGTTGGAACGGTAATTGGGGCATTAATTATGAGTGTTCTAACAAATGGACTGCGCATTATGTCAATTCCGCAAGAATGGCAAACGGTCGTTGTCGGCTTAGTTATCATTCTAGCAGTGTATATGGATATTCTTAGAAGACGTAAAGAATAA
- a CDS encoding sugar ABC transporter ATP-binding protein: MEHISKSFPGVKALSDVQVDLRHGEVLALVGENGAGKSTLMKILTGIYQKDEGMITLEGNEINVTSPKQAQELGISIIHQELNLMKDLTVAENIFIGREPKGAFNLLVDDKKLNNQAKELFEKLNIDLDPKTKVQNLTVAKQQMVEIAKALSFNSKILIMDEPTTALTEIEIEALFEIINSLREKGVGIIYISHRMDELKRITDRITIMRDGTYIDTLITAETEMSKVIQLMVGRHVYIESKPNIAAGEKETVLQMNNISTKALLKDVSFELKKGEILGFAGLMGAGRTEVARVLFGADPATTGTINLHGNEVKIKSPAAAVKHGIGYLSEDRKQFGLLVSMDVKSNIALSTIKDYQSKALFVSDSKIKKIAAKYVEQLKIKTPSVDQQIRLLSGGNQQKVVIAKWLQRDCDILIFDEPTRGIDVGAKGEIYKLLDELAASGKSIIMISSELPEILRMSHRIVVMAEGKITGVLSSEEATQEKIMEYATQLH; this comes from the coding sequence ATGGAGCATATATCGAAGTCTTTCCCAGGAGTTAAAGCGCTTTCGGATGTTCAAGTAGACTTACGACACGGCGAAGTGCTTGCATTAGTAGGAGAAAATGGAGCCGGAAAATCCACCCTTATGAAAATATTAACCGGCATTTATCAAAAAGATGAAGGAATGATTACACTCGAAGGGAACGAAATCAACGTTACATCACCGAAACAAGCGCAAGAATTAGGCATTTCAATAATTCACCAAGAGCTCAACTTGATGAAGGACCTTACCGTAGCTGAAAATATTTTCATAGGCAGGGAACCAAAAGGAGCATTTAACCTTCTTGTAGACGACAAAAAACTCAACAACCAAGCAAAAGAACTTTTTGAAAAACTCAACATAGACTTAGACCCCAAGACAAAAGTGCAGAATTTAACCGTAGCGAAGCAGCAAATGGTCGAAATAGCAAAAGCACTTTCCTTCAATTCCAAAATACTTATCATGGACGAACCAACAACAGCCCTAACCGAAATAGAAATCGAAGCACTCTTTGAAATTATTAATAGCCTTAGAGAAAAAGGCGTTGGGATCATCTACATCTCTCACAGAATGGATGAACTCAAAAGAATTACCGATCGAATTACCATTATGCGAGACGGGACATATATTGACACACTGATAACTGCTGAAACAGAAATGAGCAAAGTAATTCAACTTATGGTCGGCAGACATGTGTACATAGAATCGAAGCCGAACATCGCAGCGGGCGAAAAAGAAACGGTCCTTCAGATGAACAACATTTCAACAAAAGCATTATTAAAAGATGTTTCATTCGAATTGAAAAAAGGAGAAATACTTGGATTTGCCGGTTTAATGGGAGCGGGGCGTACAGAAGTTGCGAGAGTATTATTCGGGGCAGACCCAGCAACAACTGGAACAATCAATCTTCACGGCAATGAAGTGAAAATAAAATCTCCGGCAGCGGCAGTAAAACATGGGATCGGTTACTTATCAGAAGACCGAAAGCAGTTTGGTTTACTCGTGAGCATGGATGTCAAATCGAACATTGCCCTTTCAACGATTAAAGACTATCAATCTAAGGCGCTATTTGTAAGCGATTCCAAAATCAAAAAAATTGCCGCCAAATATGTTGAACAACTAAAAATCAAAACACCATCCGTTGACCAACAAATACGACTTCTCTCTGGAGGAAACCAGCAAAAAGTCGTTATCGCAAAATGGCTGCAACGAGATTGTGACATCCTCATATTCGACGAACCTACGAGGGGAATTGATGTAGGAGCAAAAGGGGAAATTTACAAACTACTCGACGAACTTGCGGCAAGTGGCAAATCAATCATTATGATTTCATCGGAGCTACCTGAAATACTGCGAATGAGTCACCGAATTGTTGTCATGGCAGAAGGGAAAATTACCGGAGTGCTTTCATCTGAGGAAGCAACACAAGAGAAAATAATGGAGTATGCAACACAGCTCCACTAA
- a CDS encoding DeoR/GlpR family DNA-binding transcription regulator, with protein sequence MLVPERHKKIISIVNANKTARVSELSKSLKVTEETIRRDLEKLETKGKLARTHGGAVSTEEEEGDIPYFQREVMNKEEKLAVAKEAVKLIQEDDIIFLDASTTALYLARLMPNHKMTVLTNSIRVGVELANHSNIQVVVVGGNLSPSSLSLVGPLTLSALERYHVNKVFFSCKGLHKQWGISDSNEQQAIIKRKMIEMADEKILLLDHTKLEKKAFAFIAKEDVINTIIVDNQANKTYLNNFEEKKISILYAQMG encoded by the coding sequence ATGTTAGTTCCAGAACGACATAAAAAAATTATTAGCATCGTCAATGCCAATAAAACAGCACGTGTTTCCGAACTGAGCAAAAGCCTAAAAGTGACAGAAGAGACCATTCGACGAGATCTTGAAAAGCTTGAAACTAAAGGCAAGCTTGCACGCACGCATGGTGGTGCTGTTTCGACAGAGGAGGAAGAGGGGGACATCCCATATTTTCAACGTGAAGTGATGAATAAAGAAGAGAAATTAGCGGTCGCAAAAGAAGCCGTCAAGCTCATACAAGAGGATGATATTATTTTCCTCGATGCCAGTACAACGGCGCTATATCTTGCACGCCTCATGCCGAATCACAAGATGACCGTGCTTACGAACTCAATTCGTGTTGGGGTTGAGCTTGCGAACCATTCGAATATCCAAGTGGTCGTTGTTGGCGGCAATTTGTCTCCATCATCGCTTTCGTTAGTTGGTCCACTAACTTTAAGTGCACTCGAGCGTTACCATGTCAATAAAGTCTTTTTCTCCTGCAAAGGTTTACACAAACAATGGGGGATTAGTGACTCCAATGAACAACAAGCAATCATCAAACGAAAAATGATCGAAATGGCGGATGAAAAAATACTCTTACTTGATCACACAAAACTGGAGAAAAAAGCATTTGCCTTTATCGCAAAAGAAGATGTAATCAACACGATTATTGTAGATAACCAAGCAAATAAAACATATTTAAACAATTTTGAAGAAAAAAAAATATCAATTTTATATGCGCAAATGGGTTGA
- a CDS encoding RbsD/FucU family protein, translating to MLKHIPKCLSPDLLKILMEMGHGDEIVIADGNFPAASHAQNLIRLDGLNIPEILEAILTLMPLDPYADAAIFYMMHGPEVATPPIWSEYEAILTKTENSNFTPTKLERFQFYDQAKQAYAIIATSDQALYANVILKKGVII from the coding sequence ATGCTTAAACATATTCCAAAATGTCTTTCGCCAGATTTATTAAAAATTTTAATGGAAATGGGGCATGGGGATGAGATTGTTATCGCCGATGGAAACTTTCCAGCTGCATCGCATGCGCAAAACCTGATTCGTCTAGATGGCTTGAACATTCCAGAAATACTGGAAGCAATACTTACACTAATGCCACTTGACCCATACGCAGACGCTGCTATATTTTACATGATGCATGGCCCAGAAGTAGCCACACCACCTATTTGGTCTGAGTACGAAGCCATTCTCACAAAAACAGAAAACAGCAACTTTACACCAACCAAGCTCGAACGATTCCAATTTTACGATCAAGCGAAACAAGCATATGCAATAATCGCCACGAGTGACCAAGCGCTTTATGCAAACGTCATTCTAAAAAAAGGTGTCATTATTTAA